Proteins from one Candidatus Lokiarchaeota archaeon genomic window:
- a CDS encoding ATP-binding cassette domain-containing protein produces MTQSEDILEVRNLRKWFPVRSGIFSFFGATKYVRAVDDVSFEIKEGDSLCVVGESGCGKTTLARTILRLIEPTEGQAFFRGENIYEMNRQELNELRLHMQMIFQNPFEVLDPRLPVSTLIGEGLKIHGIVEDEEELLDMVYDALEDVRLVPAEDFARRYTHELSGGQLQRVCVARSLILNPSVIIADEPVSMLDASIRTEVMNLMEDLKDEHDLTYLFITHDLAQARYIGDHIIVMYLGRIAEMGEMEDVIHNPRHPYTKALVSNVPIPNPDEERDRIMLPGETPTPVDLPPGCRFRPRCQEIGEDCREDEEPVLHEVSPGHYVACWKE; encoded by the coding sequence ATGACACAATCTGAAGACATACTTGAGGTTAGAAATCTAAGGAAGTGGTTTCCAGTTAGAAGTGGTATATTCTCCTTCTTTGGAGCAACCAAATACGTCCGGGCAGTGGATGATGTCAGCTTTGAAATTAAAGAGGGAGATTCACTTTGCGTCGTTGGGGAAAGCGGCTGTGGAAAGACTACATTGGCTCGGACAATACTTCGCCTGATCGAACCGACTGAAGGACAGGCATTCTTCAGGGGTGAGAACATCTACGAGATGAACCGACAGGAGCTGAACGAACTTCGACTGCATATGCAGATGATTTTCCAAAACCCCTTCGAAGTTCTTGATCCACGACTTCCAGTTAGCACACTTATTGGAGAAGGGCTGAAGATACATGGCATCGTTGAAGACGAAGAAGAGCTCTTGGATATGGTCTATGATGCTCTTGAAGATGTACGCCTAGTTCCTGCTGAGGATTTCGCTCGGAGATATACACATGAATTGAGCGGAGGACAACTACAGCGGGTGTGTGTTGCTAGGTCGCTTATCCTTAATCCATCTGTCATCATCGCAGATGAGCCAGTCTCCATGCTGGATGCAAGCATAAGAACCGAGGTCATGAACCTGATGGAGGACCTAAAGGACGAGCATGATTTGACATACCTGTTCATCACTCATGATCTTGCACAGGCACGTTACATTGGTGATCACATAATCGTCATGTACTTGGGGCGAATTGCCGAAATGGGTGAAATGGAGGATGTCATTCATAACCCCCGGCATCCCTATACGAAGGCATTGGTATCAAATGTACCAATTCCCAATCCCGATGAGGAACGGGACCGAATCATGTTGCCTGGTGAGACTCCCACGCCTGTCGATTTGCCACCGGGTTGCAGATTCAGACCAAGGTGCCAAGAGATTGGAGAAGATTGCCGAGAGGATGAAGAACCCGTTCTTCACGAGGTTTCTCCTGGACATTATGTAGCCTGCTGGAAGGAATAG
- a CDS encoding ATP-binding cassette domain-containing protein yields MVVLDVKNLTTHYLLGKKRVKAVEDASFTIDKQETLGLAGESGCGKTTTAYSIMRILPENGRIVGGQVLLDGDDLISKPMKEMRKIRWKTASIVFQYAMNAFNPVLRIGNQIIEVMREKYDITESDAKEKVADLFDEVGLEPERMMDYPHEFSGGMVQRAIIAQALSCDPKLIIADEPVTALDVIVQNKILDLLRSLQKKYDLGVLFITHDLSVVAENCDSTAIMYAGNIVEKSTTSNVFNRSLHPYSHKLIGAFPSVSGPKKRLEFIPGTPPNLINPPSGCKFHPRCPYAQDICKVEIPEYREVNPGHFARCHFAGELDLE; encoded by the coding sequence ATGGTTGTACTGGATGTCAAGAACCTGACGACTCACTATCTGCTGGGAAAAAAACGGGTTAAGGCGGTTGAGGATGCTTCCTTCACCATAGACAAGCAGGAAACCCTTGGACTGGCAGGCGAATCTGGATGTGGTAAAACGACTACTGCATACAGTATCATGCGTATACTCCCTGAAAACGGGAGAATCGTCGGCGGCCAAGTGCTTCTAGATGGGGATGACTTGATATCAAAACCAATGAAAGAAATGAGAAAGATTCGTTGGAAGACCGCCTCAATCGTCTTTCAATACGCGATGAACGCCTTCAATCCGGTGCTCAGAATAGGTAATCAGATAATCGAGGTGATGCGTGAGAAATATGATATCACGGAGTCTGATGCAAAAGAGAAAGTAGCGGACCTTTTTGACGAGGTTGGCTTGGAACCAGAGCGTATGATGGATTATCCGCATGAATTCAGCGGGGGGATGGTTCAACGTGCAATCATCGCCCAAGCCCTATCATGTGATCCAAAACTGATTATTGCAGATGAACCAGTCACAGCTCTTGATGTAATTGTACAAAACAAAATTCTGGACTTGCTAAGGAGTCTGCAGAAAAAGTATGATCTAGGAGTCCTGTTTATCACGCACGATCTCTCCGTTGTTGCAGAAAACTGTGACAGTACTGCGATAATGTATGCTGGGAACATCGTAGAAAAAAGTACAACCTCTAACGTATTCAACCGGAGTCTTCATCCTTACAGCCACAAGCTTATTGGTGCATTCCCAAGTGTATCTGGACCAAAGAAACGACTTGAGTTTATTCCTGGGACACCACCTAATCTGATTAATCCACCGTCAGGCTGCAAATTCCACCCTCGATGCCCCTATGCCCAAGATATCTGTAAGGTAGAAATCCCTGAATACCGAGAAGTTAACCCGGGGCATTTCGCTCGGTGCCACTTTGCAGGAGAGCTGGATTTGGAGTGA
- a CDS encoding ABC transporter permease subunit has product MQNQDAETKTQRETEDETTRTIMEKLDIRGKSWHVNLISLGSFILLSFFIIFAVDTAVNALMTSITYDIAQLDYFTSTTLTLAARVLGIILFVMTLWIGFLGKPLYEKRPAKIVLLILKFSVVFLIFMVLSIGIAAIAAFVMFLWNPEQLVNWSKRKMKLYHGSVVGFLGTWMFLEILLTEDIVGADLLPSFLTRSVGGLLTNAGLSWIALIGAFIIIPLYIFIPRLIMMAWDLRRGIEEFWKEFVHDRLGLVGFLLILGIALLAVFAPIIAPLGSIYHWSYKSPSSSDWFLPPSLQHPFGTNHDGADLFGRVIWGTQISLLVGLTASLVAVIIGTLIGLFAGYYGGMIDTVLMRITDVFLCLPSLPLMLIFLMLYGQGLQNVIIVIAILGWTGTARMVRSETLSLRERPLTEAAHAIGASDSYILFRHILPNTLPLILANVILGVVNAILSEAGISFLGFMPIHGQPSWGIILYWASRKAALSNEQWWWIFPPGLMIMLTSTAFAFVSHAADKVVNPRLRGRRA; this is encoded by the coding sequence ATGCAAAATCAAGATGCTGAAACAAAAACGCAACGGGAAACAGAAGACGAAACAACGAGAACAATAATGGAGAAACTTGATATCCGCGGCAAATCATGGCATGTGAATTTGATTTCTCTGGGCAGTTTCATTCTGCTTTCATTCTTCATTATTTTCGCAGTTGATACTGCTGTCAACGCACTCATGACGAGCATAACCTACGACATAGCCCAGCTGGATTACTTCACCAGCACCACACTCACTCTTGCGGCCCGGGTACTGGGAATCATTCTTTTCGTTATGACACTCTGGATTGGGTTCCTTGGAAAGCCGCTATATGAGAAGAGACCCGCGAAGATAGTCCTTCTCATATTGAAATTCTCAGTCGTTTTCCTCATCTTCATGGTTCTTAGCATAGGAATCGCGGCAATTGCTGCTTTTGTGATGTTTCTCTGGAATCCAGAGCAGCTCGTTAACTGGAGCAAGCGGAAGATGAAATTATACCACGGTTCAGTGGTGGGTTTTCTGGGCACGTGGATGTTTCTAGAGATTCTCTTGACTGAAGATATCGTTGGTGCGGATTTACTACCCTCCTTTCTAACAAGATCAGTAGGCGGCTTGTTGACTAATGCCGGATTATCCTGGATCGCCCTCATTGGAGCTTTCATCATTATTCCGCTTTACATATTCATACCTAGATTGATTATGATGGCATGGGATTTGAGACGTGGTATTGAGGAGTTCTGGAAAGAGTTTGTTCATGATAGACTGGGGCTAGTTGGATTCCTACTTATACTTGGCATTGCACTTCTGGCGGTATTCGCTCCAATCATAGCTCCACTAGGTTCTATTTACCACTGGTCATACAAGTCTCCTAGTAGTTCGGATTGGTTCTTGCCGCCGAGTCTCCAGCATCCTTTTGGTACTAATCATGATGGGGCTGATTTGTTTGGGCGTGTTATCTGGGGCACGCAGATTTCTCTATTGGTTGGTTTGACAGCTAGTCTCGTTGCCGTAATCATCGGAACTCTGATTGGCCTCTTTGCTGGTTATTACGGTGGAATGATTGATACCGTCTTGATGCGGATTACAGATGTATTCCTATGTTTGCCAAGTCTACCCCTGATGCTCATTTTCCTGATGCTATATGGACAGGGATTGCAGAATGTTATCATTGTAATTGCCATACTCGGATGGACTGGCACCGCAAGAATGGTTCGGAGCGAGACTCTTTCTCTCAGAGAGAGACCACTCACAGAGGCTGCTCATGCAATTGGAGCATCAGACAGCTATATACTATTTCGGCATATCCTCCCGAATACGCTTCCACTTATACTGGCTAACGTTATTCTCGGAGTAGTTAACGCTATTCTAAGTGAGGCTGGCATCTCATTTTTGGGATTCATGCCGATTCATGGTCAGCCAAGTTGGGGAATCATCCTCTATTGGGCTTCTAGAAAGGCTGCGCTATCCAATGAGCAGTGGTGGTGGATTTTCCCGCCGGGGCTTATGATTATGCTCACTTCTACGGCATTTGCCTTTGTAAGCCATGCCGCGGATAAAGTGGTTAATCCAAGATTAAGAGGGAGGAGAGCTTAG
- a CDS encoding ABC transporter permease subunit: MPSKNAEKPLRYIARRVAQSILVWFLIVTLNFFIFRIMPGDPRASLISEQMPPDVRQRIVERFGLDKPILEQYLLYWANLLQGNLGESFSHFGEDVWYTIFDHRFMNTILLMGVSLVIAIIIGMIMGVVAAARRGSKVDTGSTITFLVAYSIPVFWIGLLLLLVFGFHFDLIPIAGTITRGYDHANFLEYALDYGWHMIGPTIVLTLSFIGGFYLIMRDSVLDVFTQDYMLAAEAKGLKQKTILYTHAMRNAMLPMVSVIAVNLPYLISGAIMTEFVFSWQGLGLLTYFSVLANDYPVLQGIFLFLATITVLANLAADILYLYLDPRIRY, translated from the coding sequence ATGCCATCAAAGAACGCAGAAAAACCCTTGAGATACATAGCACGGCGAGTAGCCCAATCCATACTTGTCTGGTTTCTCATCGTGACCCTGAATTTTTTCATATTCAGAATTATGCCCGGTGATCCAAGAGCTTCCTTGATATCCGAACAAATGCCACCAGATGTAAGGCAACGAATCGTGGAGCGATTTGGTCTTGACAAACCTATACTGGAGCAATATCTGCTCTACTGGGCTAATTTGTTACAGGGAAATCTGGGTGAGTCTTTCTCCCATTTCGGCGAAGATGTGTGGTATACAATATTCGATCATAGATTCATGAACACGATTCTCCTGATGGGTGTCTCGCTTGTCATTGCTATCATTATCGGAATGATAATGGGGGTAGTTGCTGCGGCTAGACGCGGTTCAAAGGTTGATACGGGTTCGACGATTACATTCCTAGTGGCCTACAGCATACCAGTCTTCTGGATTGGTCTGCTCCTATTGCTGGTATTTGGCTTCCACTTCGATCTGATACCTATTGCTGGAACAATAACAAGGGGATATGACCACGCGAACTTCTTGGAATATGCACTTGATTATGGATGGCATATGATCGGCCCCACTATTGTTCTTACACTATCGTTCATTGGCGGCTTCTACTTGATAATGAGAGACTCTGTTCTAGATGTATTTACACAGGATTACATGCTGGCAGCCGAAGCCAAGGGGCTCAAGCAAAAAACCATACTCTATACCCATGCGATGCGAAACGCGATGCTCCCTATGGTGAGCGTGATTGCTGTGAATCTACCGTATTTGATTTCAGGAGCTATCATGACTGAATTCGTATTCAGTTGGCAGGGTCTCGGTCTTCTTACATATTTCTCTGTACTTGCGAATGACTACCCGGTTCTTCAAGGCATATTCCTATTCTTAGCGACAATCACTGTCTTGGCTAATTTGGCGGCTGACATATTATATCTGTATCTGGATCCGAGGATACGATACTAG
- a CDS encoding amidohydrolase family protein — MTSYLISAGTVIVGNGKLLEDAFLLVEGSKIAKITTKKPTKSASKKLDFSDRVIMPGIIDPHVHLCHDGGTPDPSESRKLSDEYLSIRAAKLAEHLLRSGITTVGDAAARGEVPFAIRDSIEKGLVNGPRILPCGRMITITGGRDPIYDYNEADGPDEVRRATREEIARGVSFIKLAATGAISSESTESMHVQFTVEEMAAAVEEAHKVGILTHAHAYGDQGIANTIRAGVDVLVHGQPLSEENIQLMKEHGTMYMPTFVTYHESQLHHEEGLLPEHMIRKEKELYPLMEAGLRRAVSAELAIVLGSDSGMPYTPFGTSSMEELEILVEMGGMSEMDAIVAGTLHAAKSLAIQGSIGTLEEGKSADLLVLKPGVDPLKDISSLRNPDLIDNVMLMGRLLRAV, encoded by the coding sequence ATGACTAGCTACCTCATCAGTGCTGGAACCGTTATTGTTGGAAATGGCAAACTCTTGGAAGACGCATTTTTGCTTGTTGAGGGAAGTAAGATAGCAAAGATCACGACTAAGAAGCCTACCAAAAGCGCTTCAAAGAAACTTGACTTTTCTGACCGTGTAATTATGCCTGGGATTATCGATCCACATGTACACCTATGCCACGATGGTGGAACACCAGATCCATCTGAGAGTCGGAAGCTGTCTGATGAATATCTATCTATTCGGGCAGCTAAGCTTGCAGAACATCTACTTCGTTCAGGGATAACCACGGTTGGTGATGCAGCAGCACGAGGTGAGGTGCCTTTTGCAATTCGAGATTCGATTGAGAAAGGTCTAGTCAATGGTCCCAGAATATTGCCATGCGGACGTATGATTACAATCACTGGGGGAAGAGATCCAATTTATGACTACAACGAGGCTGATGGTCCGGATGAGGTTCGCAGAGCGACAAGAGAGGAAATAGCACGGGGAGTCAGTTTCATCAAGCTAGCAGCCACAGGAGCTATCAGTTCCGAGAGCACCGAAAGCATGCATGTTCAATTCACAGTTGAAGAAATGGCTGCAGCAGTTGAAGAAGCTCACAAAGTAGGTATTCTGACTCACGCGCATGCATATGGAGACCAAGGCATAGCGAACACTATACGTGCAGGGGTTGATGTGCTAGTTCACGGTCAGCCACTCAGTGAAGAGAACATCCAACTCATGAAAGAGCATGGAACGATGTACATGCCTACGTTCGTAACGTATCACGAGTCCCAGCTCCATCATGAAGAGGGACTCCTGCCGGAACATATGATTCGCAAGGAGAAAGAGCTTTACCCTCTTATGGAAGCGGGGTTGCGAAGAGCTGTTTCAGCTGAATTGGCTATTGTCTTAGGTTCCGATTCTGGAATGCCCTATACTCCTTTTGGAACATCCTCCATGGAGGAATTAGAGATACTGGTAGAAATGGGCGGCATGTCGGAGATGGATGCAATCGTTGCGGGAACATTACATGCTGCCAAATCATTAGCAATTCAGGGTAGTATCGGAACCTTGGAAGAGGGCAAGTCTGCTGATTTGCTAGTTCTCAAGCCTGGTGTTGATCCCCTGAAAGACATAAGCTCGCTCCGTAATCCGGACTTGATAGACAATGTGATGCTTATGGGGAGGTTACTAAGAGCGGTGTGA
- a CDS encoding adenosylcobalamin-dependent ribonucleoside-diphosphate reductase — MLPGGNKLKVEKRDGRIVDFDNSKIEKAIRSAFESQGVEVDPVSGLTNEVVRIIRERDVDTIHIEEIQDIVEDTLMLRGYTDVARAYIKYRERHREERLLLQKMGVIDDLDFGANAATVLKRYLIKNENGEPTETPSELFKRVASAVAGIEKKFDSDADVDQYEQLFYSMMANLEFMPNSPTLFNAGTPLGQCSACFVLPIEDSMESIFDSLKHMALVQKSGGGTGFSFSRLREKGATVGSTGGVASGPISFMRIYNAATDTIKQGGKRRGANMGILRCDHPDIMDFISCKSDRNSFQNFNISVAVTDEFMKALEVDGDIDLVSPHTGEVVKPMSARAIFDSVCHNAWNTGDPGIVFIDQINRDHPLEGMEIESTNPCGEQPLLPYESCVLGSINLSNMVEDGEINWDRLEEVTKLGVRFLDNIVELNKYPIKEIEETTKANRKIGLGVMGWAELLIDLGVPYDSEEALELADRVMSFIRQKAERASAELAKIRGNFENFAYLKERNTWKRNAALITIAPTGSISLISQTSSGIEPLFAITHRRILAEGTELVEVNQKFKEVAKERGFWSDDLEQKIAKTGSVQDIEDIPNDVKRVFKTAHEIRPEWHVKMQAAFQNHVDNAVSKTVNLSNNATIEDVEEVFRLAHELDLKGITVFRDGCLENQVLYAGGCPTCEV, encoded by the coding sequence ATGCTGCCGGGAGGCAACAAATTGAAAGTTGAAAAGAGAGATGGAAGGATTGTAGATTTTGACAATTCCAAGATTGAAAAAGCTATACGCAGTGCCTTTGAATCGCAAGGAGTGGAAGTGGATCCTGTTTCGGGTTTAACCAACGAAGTTGTTAGAATTATCCGCGAGCGAGATGTCGATACAATTCACATTGAAGAGATTCAAGACATTGTAGAAGACACTCTGATGCTGCGAGGTTATACCGATGTAGCACGGGCATACATCAAGTACCGCGAAAGGCATAGAGAGGAAAGATTGCTACTCCAGAAGATGGGCGTCATCGATGATTTGGATTTTGGTGCCAATGCTGCTACTGTACTGAAACGGTATCTCATCAAGAATGAAAATGGGGAACCCACCGAAACCCCCTCGGAACTCTTCAAACGGGTCGCTTCGGCTGTAGCTGGTATCGAGAAGAAATTTGACAGCGATGCGGACGTGGATCAATACGAGCAGCTATTCTATTCGATGATGGCGAATCTTGAGTTTATGCCAAATAGCCCGACGCTTTTCAATGCAGGTACTCCCCTTGGACAATGCAGTGCTTGTTTTGTTCTTCCAATAGAGGATAGCATGGAATCGATTTTTGATTCCTTGAAGCACATGGCTTTGGTTCAGAAGTCCGGTGGAGGAACAGGCTTTTCCTTTTCACGCCTAAGAGAGAAGGGGGCGACAGTCGGTTCAACAGGAGGTGTCGCAAGTGGCCCAATATCTTTCATGCGAATCTATAACGCTGCAACCGACACAATAAAACAGGGCGGAAAGAGGCGGGGAGCTAACATGGGAATTCTTCGATGTGACCATCCGGACATAATGGACTTCATTTCTTGCAAGTCTGATAGGAATTCCTTCCAGAATTTCAATATCTCCGTGGCTGTTACCGACGAATTCATGAAAGCCTTAGAGGTGGATGGCGATATCGACCTTGTCTCTCCTCACACGGGCGAAGTTGTAAAGCCAATGAGCGCTAGGGCTATTTTCGATTCGGTTTGCCATAATGCTTGGAATACTGGAGATCCTGGTATTGTTTTTATCGACCAAATCAACAGAGACCATCCGCTGGAAGGCATGGAGATCGAATCTACAAACCCATGTGGAGAACAGCCTCTTTTGCCCTATGAGTCCTGCGTGCTTGGTAGTATCAATCTCTCAAATATGGTTGAAGATGGAGAAATCAACTGGGATCGCCTTGAAGAGGTTACGAAGCTTGGTGTTCGGTTCTTAGACAACATTGTAGAGCTGAACAAGTATCCAATCAAAGAAATCGAGGAGACGACAAAAGCAAATAGAAAGATAGGCCTGGGAGTCATGGGTTGGGCTGAATTGCTTATTGATTTGGGTGTGCCATATGACTCGGAAGAAGCTCTTGAATTAGCTGACAGGGTAATGTCATTCATCCGGCAGAAAGCTGAACGGGCTTCGGCTGAGCTGGCCAAAATCAGGGGTAACTTCGAGAACTTCGCCTATTTGAAAGAAAGAAACACGTGGAAGAGAAATGCCGCATTGATAACCATTGCACCAACTGGAAGTATCAGTTTGATTTCACAAACGAGCAGTGGGATTGAACCTCTTTTCGCTATAACACATCGTAGGATTCTAGCGGAAGGAACTGAGCTAGTTGAGGTCAACCAGAAGTTCAAGGAAGTTGCAAAAGAAAGGGGGTTCTGGAGCGATGACTTGGAACAAAAGATAGCAAAGACCGGATCGGTGCAGGATATCGAAGATATACCGAACGACGTTAAGCGCGTTTTCAAAACAGCTCATGAAATAAGACCAGAATGGCACGTTAAAATGCAGGCTGCCTTCCAAAATCATGTTGACAACGCGGTAAGCAAAACCGTCAATCTGTCAAACAACGCCACAATTGAGGATGTAGAGGAGGTTTTTCGCCTTGCTCATGAGCTTGACCTGAAAGGAATCACTGTCTTCAGGGACGGTTGCCTAGAAAACCAAGTTCTCTATGCTGGTGGGTGTCCTACTTGTGAAGTTTAA